A single region of the Leishmania panamensis strain MHOM/PA/94/PSC-1 chromosome 23 sequence genome encodes:
- a CDS encoding beta-fructosidase-like protein (TriTrypDB/GeneDB-style sysID: LpmP.23.1040) has product MNNPTGLVYFRGSYHVFYQYHPYSSTWGPMHWGHFTSEDLVHWKREKTALAPGDACDRDGCFSGSAIVHEDKMYIVYTGNFALDKAMPSKPDAIYEQQCVAVSSDGVNFEKLGVVVRPPPGYVHFRDPKVWQQDGRWWMVCGARDVTKDLGQLLLFTTQDLLCWDDTNWQVLGMTEDKNVFMWECPDFFQLDQRDVFVYSPQGMRKVGYANRNRFQSGYLLGSWDTSLVEPAPPQVKGEAPRDPADRGRAIGGPRWLTSFDVTQRFRELDRGHDFYAPQTLSTVDGRQLIIGWMDMWESPMPTREHGWSGCLTLPRELRYNAATGQLQMLPAQELVGLRTSEGTTLPYLLVGSNNDALIIEECTAYELDIAFNTETSTAEKYGLWLGSGAELYVDAQSKRLVLNRHYPQYMLSGYRSCEMPAGVLLQLHVFIDRSSIEVFVNNGEVTFSSRVFPEEGDRALRVFSVNGVADMAGGTMWKLETTVKH; this is encoded by the coding sequence ATGAACAACCCGACGGGGCTGGTCTACTTCCGTGGCAGCTATCACGTCTTCTACCAGTATCACCCCTACAGCTCCACGTGGGGCCCAATGCACTGGGGCCACTTCACAAGCGAGGACCTCGTGCACTGGAAGCGCGAAAAGACTGCCCTGGCGCCAGGCGACGCGTGCGATCGCGACGGCTGCTTCTCTGGCAGCGCCATCGTACACGAAGATAAAATGTACATTGTCTACACGGGGAACTTTGCACTTGACAAGGCGATGCCAAGCAAACCGGATGCTATCTatgagcagcagtgcgtcgctgtcagcagcgatggcgtgAACTTTGAGAAGCTCGGCGTTGTCGTGCGCCCGCCACCGGGGTACGTGCACTTCCGTGACCCGAAGGTGTGGCAGCAGGAcgggcggtggtggatggTGTGTGGTGCCCGAGACGTGACGAAGGACCTTGgccagctgcttctcttcaccaCGCAGGACCTCCTTTGCTGGGACGACACGAACTGGCAGGTGCTAGGGATGACGGAGGACAAGAACGTGTTCATGTGGGAGTGCCCCGACTTCTTTCAGCTAGATCAGAGGGACGTCTTTGTGTACTCGCCGCAAGGGATGCGGAAGGTCGGCTATGCTAACCGGAATCGATTTCAGAGTGGTTACCTCCTTGGCTCGTGGGACACATCACTGGTGGagccagcaccaccacaagtAAAAGGAGAGGCACCGAGGGATCCTGCTGACAGAGGTCGCGCCATTGGCGGGCCCCGCTGGCTAACCTCGTTTGACGTGACACAGCGCTTCCGTGAGCTTGACAGAGGCCACGACTTCTACGCACCGCAGACGCTCTCCACTGTGGATGGGCGGCAACTTATCATAGGCTGGATGGACATGTGGGAGAGCCCCATGCCGACGCGCGAGCACGGTTGGAGCGGCTGCTTGACACTGCCGCGGGAGCTACGCTACAACGCGGCAACAGGACAGCTCCAAATGCTGCCGGCGCAGGAGCTGGTAGGCCTGCGTACATCGGAGGGGACAACTTTGCCTTATCTTCTCGTAGGAAGCAACAACGATGCGCTCATTATCGAGGAATGCACTGCCTACGAGCTAGATATCGCCTTCAACACGGAGACGAGCACGGCGGAGAAGTACGGGCTGTGGCTCGGCTCAGGGGCGGAGCTGTACGTGGACGCGCAGTCGAAGCGCCTGGTGCTGAACCGCCACTACCCGCAGTACATGCTGAGCGGGTATCGCTCCTGCGAGATGCCGGCAGGtgtgcttctgcagctgcacgtgTTCATTGACCGCTCGTCGATTGAGGTGTTCGTGAACAACGGCGAGgtcaccttctcttcccgcGTCTTCCCCGAGGAGGGCGACCGGGCACTGCGCGTCTTCTCGGTGAACGGGGTTGCGGACATGGCGGGCGGTACCATGTGGAAGCTCGAGACGACGGTGAAGCACTGA
- a CDS encoding methyltransferase, putative (TriTrypDB/GeneDB-style sysID: LpmP.23.1050): MMSYCYTGFLRRTPVRLAMNLHASDMSTPDRATVNSANKKEFKTALCNELVNKITAQGYYPMSQFIKDCLTHPQYGYYAAKKHVIGGEKADFITAAEIPFFGDVLAAWVMDAWQKMGTPRVLHLVEMGPGRGTLMKTMLKQIQYSNPHLVHFLQIHLIEVGAARREEQKRALAAFQTAQGKIKWWMDLESLPFSLEPTVFIANEYFDALPVAQFRYTERGWVETCVEVDTDPGTEAHFRLVHAPSGSMSAYLIPDDVRTKGKSGDCVEVNTVGMQTMETLMKKMMDCQKAACLLIDYGKDDHMHSTLRGIRGHRFVDPLLSPGEVDLSCWVSFRQLRWVLERLEVARRHLKWFPVMTQHDFLLENGIDVRLAHVIKDEETKTAMKVLQNYRRLMDKEEMGESYKVFAFQTRNFPNVSPFFAEMPLPPLSQGRGR; the protein is encoded by the coding sequence ATGATGAGCTACTGCTACACTGGCTTCCTACGGAGAACGCCGGTCCGCTTAGCCATGAACCTCCACGCAAGTGATATGTCTACCCCGGACAGAGCCACGGTGAACTCCGCCAACAAGAAGGAGTTCAAGACCGCGCTCTGCAACGAGCTGGTGAACAAGATCACCGCGCAGGGGTACTACCCCATGTCGCAGTTCATCAAGGACTGCCTGACCCACCCTCAGTACGGCTACTACgcggcgaagaagcacgTCATTGGAGGCGAGAAGGCTGACTTCATCACTGCGGCAGAGATCCCATTCTTTGGCGACGTGCTCGCTGCCTGGGTGATGGATGCTTGGCAGAAGATGGGTACACCACGCGTGCTGCACCTCGTGGAGATGGGGCCTGGTCGTGGTACGCTTATGAAGACGATGCTGAAGCAGATTCAGTACTCGAACCCACATCTGGTGCACTTCTTGCAGATACACCTCATCGAGGTCGGGGCGGCGCGCCGCGAGGAGCAAAAGAGGGCTCTGGCGGCATTCCAGACGGCTCAGGGAAAGATCAAGTGGTGGATGGACCTGGAGTCGTTGCCTTTTTCACTTGAACCAACCGTGTTCATTGCGAATGAGTACTTCGATGCGCTGCCGGTGGCCCAGTTCCGCTACACCGAGcgcgggtgggtggagaCGTGCGTGGAGGTGGACACCGACCCTGGCACAGAGGCCCACTTCCGCCTTGTCCACGCTCCGTCCGGGTCGATGTCGGCCTACCTTATCCCTGACGATGTTCGCACCAAGGGAAAGAGCGGCGACTGCGTTGAAGTGAACACGGTCGGGATGCAGACGATGGAAACGCTCATGAAAAAGATGATGGATTGCCAGAAGGCTGCGTGCCTTCTGATTGACTATGGCAAGGATGATCACATGCACAGCACACTCCGCGGAATCCGTGGCCACCGCTTCGTTGacccgctgctgtcaccCGGAGAGGTGGATCTCTCGTGCTGGGTGAGCTTCCGGCAGTTGCGGTGGGTTCTTGAGCGgctggaggtggcgcggcggcacctcaAGTGGTTCCCGGTGATGACGCAGCACGACTTTCTGCTCGAGAACGGTATTGATGTTCGACTGGCGCATGTGATTAAGGACGAGGAGACGAAGACGGCAatgaaggtgctgcagaacTACCGGCGGCTGATGgacaaggaggagatgggggaGAGCTACAAGGTGTTCGCGTTTCAGACCCGAAACTTTCCGAACGTCTCGCCCTTCTTTGCCGagatgccgctgcctccgctgtCGCAGGGGCGTGGGCGGTAG